One window from the genome of Bufo bufo chromosome 4, aBufBuf1.1, whole genome shotgun sequence encodes:
- the UCN gene encoding urocortin, with the protein MKAASSSSVTLLACFLIFTGPAGAHPLERSYFQGPRLSLDGLLSDESAQALLYFIRERAPQLELGDPHLQLRLNQGSLSTGHQMSSQDLAPVLSILQTVFQESRPEESARTFLEVFSDRLKREDPPISIDLTYHILRHMIDMAKTQNQKHQAEQNRIIFDSVGK; encoded by the coding sequence ATGAAGGCTGCCTCATCATCTTCAGTCACGCTGCTCGCCTGCTTTCTGATCTTCACAGGACCGGCAGGGGCCCACCCCTTGGAGAGGAGCTACTTTCAGGGCCCCAGGCTCAGTCTCGATGGATTGTTGAGTGATGAGAGCGCCCAGGCTCTGTTATATTTTATAAGGGAAAGAGCGCCGCAGCTGGAGCTAGGTGACCCCCATCTGCAGCTGAGGCTGAACCAGGGGTCGCTCTCCACTGGGCACCAGATGTCATCCCAGGATCTGGCCCCAGTACTCAGCATCCTTCAGACAGTCTTCCAAGAGTCTCGGCCAGAGGAGTCAGccaggaccttcctggaggtgttTTCTGACCGCCTGAAGAGAGAAGATCCCCCAATCTCCATAGACTTGACTTATCATATCCTCCGGCATATGATTGACATGGCAAAGACTCAGAACCAGAAGCATCAGGCGGAACAGAACCGCATCATATTTGACTCAGTAGGGAAGTAA